A genomic region of Drosophila kikkawai strain 14028-0561.14 chromosome X, DkikHiC1v2, whole genome shotgun sequence contains the following coding sequences:
- the Grip gene encoding glutamate receptor-interacting protein 1 isoform X2 → MKLWKSKKPISGCVPGKSAALKQDQQQQQQQDSLNNGSFNGQHHHSQQHPQSDSSGIALAPMLSVDRAMSPAQSEDSGLAPERGTTYATITLPRNALHLAITFAERNDLSYPPVVGALSPVGHAADFLAPGDRLHQIDGISTIGLSNQKVMNMLCSGGSESGPAIVEIEYSLPEYISQNSLCVTSKLAQITVERESGCLGLTLRGGADYPLIVTHVRPHGPVYKTGRIKPGDRLLRVDNVSLIGKTLAEAQQIIKCGGHVSGYTNLTIEYDVSVVQSVEFSMGPLLIEIERPMNDKLGLVLCNYTPAVAASGSGSSTPPSSAQEKIEESAGVFIASILPASIADRCGALSVGDQVLSIDDTMIEHNAFSPDEVMTILDTGTGRGYTQMQIMPAHALARRGHTALGSPKYSFSTLESRKSTAGRQRQRFARKSSLPLEGPLSSAASVPAGGTSNMGLGLCRAESFPVLLDCSHGAGIILADALGNGTGAGTAAGSGAAAGAVTIAKILADSVADRSGCIQAGDRIVAINKMYSLDAAAMRQLLEGGNANRSGGGGGGGVAAPANWLELEIEFDMPDAVVPSSGVFSVKLLRAGKCGLGLSVSGSSHGGLVIADVKMGSPAHRSGSLRSGDILLAVDQHPVQHFNVDALLKEEARGPHSSNSDFTTLTIKRVVLPDFLPMSSPIYSNCPPVGLGLGLASSGGDHDLYSSAYVTSSGKYADCVSLKSRTPQPDYFRVPSMDDASLQSVQLRHGPGAGSGSGQGQSNGWPSNSRSFVSPPNTQSLTTELPEEEDEQEQLYPGYELNRYASVDCTALPPPMESKVYGSAASSSSKSSGSSLHQIIFTVRLEPKGGLLGITLAGSEDITKPITISGLVEGGIAHKNGQIHVGDQLLAIDEHSVQGMPLSHATSLLQNLGELVDLKILRSHDLANGSSSGGGGGGGGGGDSHLLPQTQAIYAKVQRRPRSPSANTEASKESNNNNSNANGSGNTNGNANGNGKPRIFHVTLYKDKVYDDYGFSVSDGLYERGVFINRIRSGGPADMCGLLKPFDRIMQVNEMKTQDFDCCLTVPLIAAAGDKIEMIMQRSE, encoded by the exons TTGACCGCGCCATGAGTCCGGCGCAATCGGAGGACTCTGGACTGGCCCCGGAAAGGGGCACCACCTATGCCACCATTACCCTGCCACGGAATGCCCTGCATTTAGCCATCACATTTGCAG AACGCAACGACCTATCGTATCCGCCGGTGGTGGGTGCTTTGAGTCCCGTGGGCCATGCGGCGGACTTCCTGGCGCCCGGCGATCGCCTCCATCAGATCGATGGCATCTCCACAATTGGCCTGAGCAACCAGAAGGTAATGAATATGCTTTGCTCTGGAGGATCAGAGTCAGGTCCCGCCATTGTGGAGATTGAATACTCGCTGCCCGAATACA TTTCCCAGAACAGCCTGTGCGTGACCTCGAAGCTGGCACAGATCACAGTGGAGCGGGAGAGCGGCTGCTTGGGTCTAACGCTGCGCGGTGGGGCCGACTACCCGCTGATTGTCACCCATGTTCGGCCCCATGGACCCGTCTACAAGACCGGACGCATCAAGCCCGGCGACCGGCTGCTGCGCGTCGATAAT GTCTCGCTGATAGGCAAGACCTTGGCGGAGGCCCAGCAGATCATCAAGTGCGGCGGCCATGTCTCCGGCTACACCAACCTGACCATCGAGTACGATGTCTCTGTGGTGCAGAGCGTCGAGTTCTCGATGGGACCGCTGCTCATCGAGATCGAGCGTCCGATGAACGACAAATTGGGTTTGGTTCTTTGCAACTATACGCCCGCAGTGGCCGCCTCTGGATCTGGATCGAGCACACCCCCCAGCAGCGCCCAGGAGAAGATTGAGGAGTCGGCAGGGGTCTTTATAGCCAGCATCCTGCCAGCCAGCATTGCGGATCG TTGTGGTGCCTTATCCGTTGGCGATCAGGTGCTCTCCATCGACGACACCATGATCGAGCACAACGCCTTCAGTCCCGACGAGGTGATGACCATATTGGACACCGGCACAGGTCGCGGCTACACACAGATGCAGATCATGCCCGCTCACGCGCTGGCCCGCCGCG GTCACACGGCCCTGGGCAGTCCCAAGTACAGCTTTAGCACCCTGGAGTCCCGCAAATCGACGGCGGGTCGCCAGCGTCAGCGTTTCGCCCGGAAGAGCTCCCTGCCTTTGGAGGGGCCCTTGTCTTCAGCCGCTTCTGTACCAGCTGGAGGAACCAGCAACATGGGTCTGGGCCTTTGCCGGGCGGAAAGCTTTCCCGTGCTCCTCGACTGCAGCCACGGGGCGGGAATTATCCTGGCAGATGCCCTAGGAAACGGCACAGGAGCCGGAACAGCAGCTGGTTCTGGAGCTGCAGCTGGAGCAGTGACCATAGCCAAGATCCTGGCCGACTCGGTGGCCGATCGCAGCGGCTGCATTCAGGCTGGCGATCGCATCGTGGCCATCAATAAGATGTACAGCCTAGATGCGGCGGCCATGCGGCAACTGCTGGAGGGCGGCAACGCCAACCGAAGTGGAGGGGGAGGCGGCGGGGGAGTTGCCGCACCCGCCAACTGGCTGGAGCTGGAGATCGAGTTCGATATGCCGGACGCCGTGGTGCCCTCCAGCGGTGTGTTCAGCGTGAAGCTCCTGCGCGCCGGCAAGTGTGGCCTCGGCCTCAGTGTCAGCGGCTCCAGTCACGGCGGCCTGGTCATTGCGGACGTAAAGATGGGCAGTCCGGCCCATCGTAGCGGTTCCCTGCGCTCCGGCGACATCCTGCTGGCCGTGGATCAGCACCCAGTTCAGCACTTTAACGTGGACGCCCTTCTCAAGGAGGAGGCACGCGGACCGCACAGCAGCAATTCAGACTTTACCACGCTGACCATCAAGCGGGTGGTCCTTCCCGATTTCCTGCCCATGTCCAGTCCCATCTATAGCAACTGTCCCCCCGTGGGCCTGGGACTGGGATTGGCATCTTCTGGCGGGGATCATGACCTCTACAGCAGCGCCTATGTGACTTCGTCTGGGAAATATGCCGACTGTGTCTCCCTTAAGTCGCGGACGCCGCAGCCGGACTACTTTCGGGTGCCCAGCATGGACGATGCCAGCCTGCAGTCTGTCCAGCTAAGACATGGACCGGGAGCGGGTTCAGGGTCGGGTCAGGGTCAGAGCAATGGCTGGCCAAGCAACAGCCGGTCCTTTGTGTCCCCGCCGAACACGCAGAGCCTCACCACCGAGCTgcccgaggaggaggatgagcaggagcagctgtaTCCCGGCTACGAGCTCAATCGCTATGCCAG CGTGGACTGCACTGCCCTGCCGCCGCCCATGGAGAGCAAGGTCTACGGTTCGGCAGCCAGTTCGAGCAGCAAGAGCAGCGGGAGCAGCCTTCACCAAATCATCTTTACGGTCCGCCTGGAGCCCAAGGGGGGCCTGCTGGGCATCACCCTGGCCGGCAGCGAGGACATCACCAAGCCCATCACCATCAGTGGTCTGGTTGAAG GAGGCATTGCCCACAAGAATGGCCAGATCCATGTGGGTGACCAGCTGTTGGCCATTGACGAGCACTCGGTGCAGGGCATGCCGCTATCCCATGCCACCAGCCTGCTGCAGAATCTTGGTGAGCTGGTTGACCTGAAGATCCTGCGCAGCCATGACCTTGccaatggcagcagcagcggtggcggcggcggcggcggcggcggcggagacAGTCATCTTCTACCCCAAACCCAGGCCATTTATGCCAAGGTCCAGAGGCGTCCGCGCAGTCCCTCGGCCAACACGGAGGCCAGCAAGGAGtccaacaacaataacagcaatGCCAACGGAAGTGGGAACACAAATGGAAAtgccaatggcaatggcaagcCTCGAATCTTCCATGTGACCCTGTACAAGGACAAGGTGTACGACGACTATGGCTTCTCGGTGTCGGATGGCCTGTACGAAAGGGGTGTCTTTATCAACAGGATCCGGAGCGGTGGTCCTGCGGATATGTGCGGTCTGCTGAAGCCCTTCGATCGGATCATGCAG GTAAATGAGATGAAGACGCAGGACTTTGACTGCTGCCTGACTGTTCCGCTGATTGCTGCCGCCGGGGACAAGATCGAGATGATTATGCAGCGCTCTGAGTAA
- the LOC108074936 gene encoding pancreatic triacylglycerol lipase has translation MYMANTTGGLMLQTMLYLANHTSRAAVNTLVDLPPAPKSDINEVKCFGVYGCFPLNGPWNTVTRSINVHPQKPSEIEPHFTLHTRRQLDQPKYLDLNDPDSVQGMGIDPRGKIFLLVHGYLESGEIPWMSDMAKALLAYEPEGSACAVLIDWGGGASPPYVQAVANIRLVGAITAHVVHMLYEELRLPNLDNVHIIGHSLGAHLSGYAGYHLQRDFGLKAARITGLDPAAPLFTDTDPIVRLDKTDAHFVDVVHTDANPLMKGGLGINMRLGHVDFFPNGGFDNPGCNKKFQDVVKKKTLFLTMQEFLGCNHIRSQQYFTESIGSQCPFLGITCDSFESFKDTKCTSCEEPGHTCLRMGYHSQEDYQEQVDLGQLRQGDSPGVFYLTTGDRAPFCRLHYRITVRVSGHDESTLHGGEVGILSVQLHGKKSGKRTDAASSTELMRFSPKAMYFEPGYEYNALVAGRDVREPEYATVNWEYPTSILNPLTWRILSSPRIYLEYVLVEAMESSELYLKLCPQHEGAILAGAENVLRSSYCRD, from the exons ATGTACATGGCCAACACCACCGGCGGCCTGATGCTGCAGACCATGTTGTACCTGGCGAATCACACCAGCAGGGCGGCGGTCAACACCCTCGTGGATCTGCCACCAGCCCCCAAGAGCG ATATCAACGAGGTGAAGTGCTTCGGCGTCTACGGCTGCTTCCCCTTGAACGGACCCTGGAACACGGTGACCCGCTCGATCAACGTCCATCCGCAGAAGCCCTCGGAGATTGAGCCTCACTTCACGCTGCACACGCGCCGGCAACTGGACCAGCCCAAGTATTTGGATCTCAACGATCCGGACAGTGTCCAGGGCATGGGCATCGATCCGCGGGGAAAGATCTTTCTGCTGGTCCACGGCTACCTGGAGTCGGGCGAGATACCCTGGATGTCGGACATGGCCAAGGCCCTGCTGGCCTACGAGCCGGAGGGCAGTGCCTGTGCCGTGCTCATTGATTGGGGCGGCGGCGCAAGTCCGCCGTATGTCCAGGCGGTGGCTAATATCCGGCTGGTGGGCGCCATAACGGCGCATGTGGTCCACATGCTGTACGAGGAGCTGCGACTGCCCAATCTGGACAATGTTCACATCATTGGCCACTCCCTCGGCGCCCATTTGTCCGGCTATGCGGGCTATCACCTGCAGCGGGACTTTGGCTTGAAGGCGGCCAGGATAACGGGCCTGGATCCGGCAGCGCCGCTCTTCACCGACACCGATCCCATTGTGCGGCTGGACAAGACGGACGCCCACTTTGTGGATGTGGTGCACACCGATGCCAATCCGCTGATGAAGGGCGGACTGGGCATCAATATGCGGCTGGGACATGTCGACTTCTTTCCCAATGGAGGTTTCGATAATCCCGGCTGCAACAAGAAGTTCCAGGACGTGGTGAAGAAGAAGACCCTCTTCCTGACCATGCAGGAGTTCCTGGGCTGCAATCACATCCGGAGCCAGCAGTATTTCACGGAGAGCATTGGCTCCCAGTGCCCGTTTTTGGGCATCACCTGTGATTCCTTTGAG AGCTTTAAGGACACCAAATGCACCAGCTGCGAGGAGCCGGGTCACACCTGCCTGCGCATGGGCTACCACAGTCAGGAGGACTACCAGGAGCAGGTGGATCTCGGCCAGTTGCGTCAGGGCGATTCGCCGGGCGTCTTTTATCTGACAACCGGCGACCGGGCTCCCTTCTGCCGGCTGCACTACAGGATCACTGTACGTGTGTCCGGCCACGATGAGAGCACCCTGCACGGCGGCGAGGTGGGCATCCTCTCCGTCCAGCTGCATGGGAAGAAGAGCGGCAAGCGCACGGATGCCGCCTCGTCCACGGAACTGATGCGATTCTCGCCGAAGGCCATGTACTTTGAGCCTGGCTACGAGTACAACGCTCTGGTGGCGGGTCGGGATGTGCGGGAGCCGGAGTATGCCACCGTGAACTGGGAGTATCCCACAAGCATCCTGAATCCGCTCACCTGGCGCATCCTGTCCTCGCCGAGGATCTACCTGGAGTACGTGCTGGTCGAGGCGATGGAGTCCAGTGAGCTCTACCTGAAGCTCTGTCCGCAGCACGAGGGCGCCATTTTGGCGGGCGCCGAGAATGTCCTGCGCTCCAGCTACTGCAGGGATTAG
- the Grip gene encoding glutamate receptor-interacting protein 1 isoform X1, protein MKLWKSKKPISGCVPGKSAALKQDQQQQQQQDSLNNGSFNGQHHHSQQHPQSDSSGIALAPMLSVDRAMSPAQSEDSGLAPERGTTYATITLPRNALHLAITFAERNDLSYPPVVGALSPVGHAADFLAPGDRLHQIDGISTIGLSNQKVMNMLCSGGSESGPAIVEIEYSLPEYTVSQNSLCVTSKLAQITVERESGCLGLTLRGGADYPLIVTHVRPHGPVYKTGRIKPGDRLLRVDNVSLIGKTLAEAQQIIKCGGHVSGYTNLTIEYDVSVVQSVEFSMGPLLIEIERPMNDKLGLVLCNYTPAVAASGSGSSTPPSSAQEKIEESAGVFIASILPASIADRCGALSVGDQVLSIDDTMIEHNAFSPDEVMTILDTGTGRGYTQMQIMPAHALARRGHTALGSPKYSFSTLESRKSTAGRQRQRFARKSSLPLEGPLSSAASVPAGGTSNMGLGLCRAESFPVLLDCSHGAGIILADALGNGTGAGTAAGSGAAAGAVTIAKILADSVADRSGCIQAGDRIVAINKMYSLDAAAMRQLLEGGNANRSGGGGGGGVAAPANWLELEIEFDMPDAVVPSSGVFSVKLLRAGKCGLGLSVSGSSHGGLVIADVKMGSPAHRSGSLRSGDILLAVDQHPVQHFNVDALLKEEARGPHSSNSDFTTLTIKRVVLPDFLPMSSPIYSNCPPVGLGLGLASSGGDHDLYSSAYVTSSGKYADCVSLKSRTPQPDYFRVPSMDDASLQSVQLRHGPGAGSGSGQGQSNGWPSNSRSFVSPPNTQSLTTELPEEEDEQEQLYPGYELNRYASVDCTALPPPMESKVYGSAASSSSKSSGSSLHQIIFTVRLEPKGGLLGITLAGSEDITKPITISGLVEGGIAHKNGQIHVGDQLLAIDEHSVQGMPLSHATSLLQNLGELVDLKILRSHDLANGSSSGGGGGGGGGGDSHLLPQTQAIYAKVQRRPRSPSANTEASKESNNNNSNANGSGNTNGNANGNGKPRIFHVTLYKDKVYDDYGFSVSDGLYERGVFINRIRSGGPADMCGLLKPFDRIMQVNEMKTQDFDCCLTVPLIAAAGDKIEMIMQRSE, encoded by the exons TTGACCGCGCCATGAGTCCGGCGCAATCGGAGGACTCTGGACTGGCCCCGGAAAGGGGCACCACCTATGCCACCATTACCCTGCCACGGAATGCCCTGCATTTAGCCATCACATTTGCAG AACGCAACGACCTATCGTATCCGCCGGTGGTGGGTGCTTTGAGTCCCGTGGGCCATGCGGCGGACTTCCTGGCGCCCGGCGATCGCCTCCATCAGATCGATGGCATCTCCACAATTGGCCTGAGCAACCAGAAGGTAATGAATATGCTTTGCTCTGGAGGATCAGAGTCAGGTCCCGCCATTGTGGAGATTGAATACTCGCTGCCCGAATACA CAGTTTCCCAGAACAGCCTGTGCGTGACCTCGAAGCTGGCACAGATCACAGTGGAGCGGGAGAGCGGCTGCTTGGGTCTAACGCTGCGCGGTGGGGCCGACTACCCGCTGATTGTCACCCATGTTCGGCCCCATGGACCCGTCTACAAGACCGGACGCATCAAGCCCGGCGACCGGCTGCTGCGCGTCGATAAT GTCTCGCTGATAGGCAAGACCTTGGCGGAGGCCCAGCAGATCATCAAGTGCGGCGGCCATGTCTCCGGCTACACCAACCTGACCATCGAGTACGATGTCTCTGTGGTGCAGAGCGTCGAGTTCTCGATGGGACCGCTGCTCATCGAGATCGAGCGTCCGATGAACGACAAATTGGGTTTGGTTCTTTGCAACTATACGCCCGCAGTGGCCGCCTCTGGATCTGGATCGAGCACACCCCCCAGCAGCGCCCAGGAGAAGATTGAGGAGTCGGCAGGGGTCTTTATAGCCAGCATCCTGCCAGCCAGCATTGCGGATCG TTGTGGTGCCTTATCCGTTGGCGATCAGGTGCTCTCCATCGACGACACCATGATCGAGCACAACGCCTTCAGTCCCGACGAGGTGATGACCATATTGGACACCGGCACAGGTCGCGGCTACACACAGATGCAGATCATGCCCGCTCACGCGCTGGCCCGCCGCG GTCACACGGCCCTGGGCAGTCCCAAGTACAGCTTTAGCACCCTGGAGTCCCGCAAATCGACGGCGGGTCGCCAGCGTCAGCGTTTCGCCCGGAAGAGCTCCCTGCCTTTGGAGGGGCCCTTGTCTTCAGCCGCTTCTGTACCAGCTGGAGGAACCAGCAACATGGGTCTGGGCCTTTGCCGGGCGGAAAGCTTTCCCGTGCTCCTCGACTGCAGCCACGGGGCGGGAATTATCCTGGCAGATGCCCTAGGAAACGGCACAGGAGCCGGAACAGCAGCTGGTTCTGGAGCTGCAGCTGGAGCAGTGACCATAGCCAAGATCCTGGCCGACTCGGTGGCCGATCGCAGCGGCTGCATTCAGGCTGGCGATCGCATCGTGGCCATCAATAAGATGTACAGCCTAGATGCGGCGGCCATGCGGCAACTGCTGGAGGGCGGCAACGCCAACCGAAGTGGAGGGGGAGGCGGCGGGGGAGTTGCCGCACCCGCCAACTGGCTGGAGCTGGAGATCGAGTTCGATATGCCGGACGCCGTGGTGCCCTCCAGCGGTGTGTTCAGCGTGAAGCTCCTGCGCGCCGGCAAGTGTGGCCTCGGCCTCAGTGTCAGCGGCTCCAGTCACGGCGGCCTGGTCATTGCGGACGTAAAGATGGGCAGTCCGGCCCATCGTAGCGGTTCCCTGCGCTCCGGCGACATCCTGCTGGCCGTGGATCAGCACCCAGTTCAGCACTTTAACGTGGACGCCCTTCTCAAGGAGGAGGCACGCGGACCGCACAGCAGCAATTCAGACTTTACCACGCTGACCATCAAGCGGGTGGTCCTTCCCGATTTCCTGCCCATGTCCAGTCCCATCTATAGCAACTGTCCCCCCGTGGGCCTGGGACTGGGATTGGCATCTTCTGGCGGGGATCATGACCTCTACAGCAGCGCCTATGTGACTTCGTCTGGGAAATATGCCGACTGTGTCTCCCTTAAGTCGCGGACGCCGCAGCCGGACTACTTTCGGGTGCCCAGCATGGACGATGCCAGCCTGCAGTCTGTCCAGCTAAGACATGGACCGGGAGCGGGTTCAGGGTCGGGTCAGGGTCAGAGCAATGGCTGGCCAAGCAACAGCCGGTCCTTTGTGTCCCCGCCGAACACGCAGAGCCTCACCACCGAGCTgcccgaggaggaggatgagcaggagcagctgtaTCCCGGCTACGAGCTCAATCGCTATGCCAG CGTGGACTGCACTGCCCTGCCGCCGCCCATGGAGAGCAAGGTCTACGGTTCGGCAGCCAGTTCGAGCAGCAAGAGCAGCGGGAGCAGCCTTCACCAAATCATCTTTACGGTCCGCCTGGAGCCCAAGGGGGGCCTGCTGGGCATCACCCTGGCCGGCAGCGAGGACATCACCAAGCCCATCACCATCAGTGGTCTGGTTGAAG GAGGCATTGCCCACAAGAATGGCCAGATCCATGTGGGTGACCAGCTGTTGGCCATTGACGAGCACTCGGTGCAGGGCATGCCGCTATCCCATGCCACCAGCCTGCTGCAGAATCTTGGTGAGCTGGTTGACCTGAAGATCCTGCGCAGCCATGACCTTGccaatggcagcagcagcggtggcggcggcggcggcggcggcggcggagacAGTCATCTTCTACCCCAAACCCAGGCCATTTATGCCAAGGTCCAGAGGCGTCCGCGCAGTCCCTCGGCCAACACGGAGGCCAGCAAGGAGtccaacaacaataacagcaatGCCAACGGAAGTGGGAACACAAATGGAAAtgccaatggcaatggcaagcCTCGAATCTTCCATGTGACCCTGTACAAGGACAAGGTGTACGACGACTATGGCTTCTCGGTGTCGGATGGCCTGTACGAAAGGGGTGTCTTTATCAACAGGATCCGGAGCGGTGGTCCTGCGGATATGTGCGGTCTGCTGAAGCCCTTCGATCGGATCATGCAG GTAAATGAGATGAAGACGCAGGACTTTGACTGCTGCCTGACTGTTCCGCTGATTGCTGCCGCCGGGGACAAGATCGAGATGATTATGCAGCGCTCTGAGTAA